The Deinococcus koreensis genome window below encodes:
- the acnA gene encoding aconitate hydratase AcnA, producing MAMNLFGARDTLTTKSGQKLYFYNLNKFQEQGHDISKLPVSIKVLLESVLREANDYDVRREDVLTVAGWNPKNAELEIPFKPARVILQDFTGVPAVVDLAAMRTAMVALGGDPKKINPLIPVDLVIDHSVQVDEFGTDFALANNMALEFERNRERYEFLRWGQQAFDNFGVVPPASGIVHQVNLEYLAKGVQSRPEDDGVVVYPDSLVGTDSHTTMINGLGIVGWGVGGIEAEAVMLGQPIYMLMPEVIGFKITGAMPEGATATDLALRVTQMLREKGVVGKFVEFYGAGLSNMTLPDRATIANMAPEYGATMGFFPVDEEALRYLRRTGRLEDEIELVESYYKAQGMFRTDETPDPVFTDTIELDLGTIVPSLAGPKRPQDRVNLSDMHTVFADALTAPVKGRGFELSPAQLDAQGTIAGTEIKIGHGAVTLASITSCTNTSNPSVLIAAGLVAKKAVEKGLKSRPWVKTSLAPGSRVVTEYLEAAGLQTYLDQIGFNTVGYGCMTCIGNSGPLPEPVVQAIQEGDLVAASVLSGNRNFEGRINPHIRANYLASPPLVVAYALAGTVVNDIVNDPIGTGSDGQPVYLRDVWPTTAEIQTVMDSAINAEMFRKVYDGIEKSNADWNAIPVAEGALFNWKEDSTYIQNPPFFENLAGGPSEIVSIEGARALVKVGDSVTTDHISPAGSFKADTPAGKFLTDRGIAPKDFNSYGSRRGNDRIMTRGTFANIRLKNQLAPGTEGGFTTDYTTGQVSSIYDAAQNYKASNIPLVIFAGKDYGMGSSRDWAAKGTFLLGAKAVIAESFERIHRSNLVGMGVLPLQYKNGDTADSLGISGDEVFDVILPADLKPRQDVTLRVTKDGVSRDVTVQCRIDTPVEIDYYKNGGILQTVLRSILERSKGEVKA from the coding sequence ATGGCGATGAATCTGTTCGGAGCGCGCGACACGCTCACCACGAAATCTGGCCAGAAACTCTACTTCTACAACCTGAACAAGTTCCAGGAGCAGGGCCACGACATCAGCAAGCTCCCGGTGAGCATCAAGGTGCTGCTGGAAAGCGTGCTGCGCGAGGCCAACGACTACGACGTGCGCCGCGAGGACGTGCTGACGGTCGCCGGCTGGAACCCGAAGAACGCCGAACTGGAGATTCCCTTCAAGCCCGCCCGCGTGATCCTCCAGGACTTCACCGGCGTGCCCGCCGTGGTCGATCTGGCCGCCATGCGAACCGCGATGGTCGCGCTGGGCGGCGATCCCAAGAAGATCAATCCGCTCATTCCGGTCGATCTGGTCATCGACCACAGCGTTCAGGTGGACGAGTTCGGCACCGACTTCGCGCTGGCGAACAACATGGCCCTGGAATTCGAGCGCAACCGCGAGCGCTACGAGTTCCTCCGCTGGGGCCAGCAGGCCTTCGACAACTTCGGCGTCGTGCCGCCCGCCTCCGGCATCGTGCATCAGGTCAACCTGGAGTACCTCGCCAAGGGCGTGCAGAGCCGCCCGGAAGATGACGGCGTGGTCGTGTACCCCGATTCGCTGGTGGGCACCGACTCGCACACGACCATGATCAACGGCCTGGGCATCGTGGGCTGGGGCGTGGGCGGCATCGAGGCCGAGGCGGTCATGCTGGGCCAGCCGATCTACATGCTGATGCCCGAAGTCATCGGCTTCAAGATCACGGGCGCTATGCCCGAGGGCGCCACCGCGACCGACCTCGCCCTGCGCGTGACCCAGATGCTGCGCGAGAAGGGCGTGGTGGGCAAGTTCGTCGAGTTCTACGGCGCCGGCCTGAGCAACATGACGCTGCCCGACCGCGCCACGATTGCCAACATGGCCCCCGAATACGGCGCCACCATGGGCTTTTTCCCGGTGGACGAGGAAGCCCTGCGCTACCTGCGCCGCACCGGCCGCCTGGAGGACGAGATCGAACTGGTCGAGTCGTACTACAAGGCCCAGGGCATGTTCCGCACCGACGAGACGCCCGACCCCGTGTTCACCGACACCATCGAACTCGACCTGGGCACCATCGTCCCCAGCCTCGCCGGCCCCAAGCGCCCGCAGGATCGCGTGAACCTGTCCGATATGCACACGGTCTTCGCCGACGCCCTGACCGCCCCCGTGAAGGGACGCGGCTTCGAGCTGAGCCCCGCGCAACTGGACGCCCAGGGCACCATTGCCGGCACGGAGATCAAGATCGGGCACGGCGCGGTCACGCTGGCCTCGATCACGTCCTGCACGAATACCTCCAACCCCTCGGTGCTGATCGCCGCCGGGCTGGTCGCCAAGAAGGCCGTCGAGAAGGGCCTGAAGAGCCGGCCCTGGGTCAAGACCTCGCTGGCCCCCGGCTCGCGCGTGGTCACCGAATATCTGGAAGCCGCCGGACTCCAGACCTACCTTGACCAGATCGGCTTCAACACGGTCGGCTACGGCTGCATGACCTGTATCGGCAACTCCGGCCCGCTGCCCGAGCCCGTGGTGCAGGCCATCCAGGAGGGTGATCTGGTGGCCGCCTCCGTGCTGAGCGGCAACCGCAACTTCGAGGGCCGCATCAACCCGCACATCCGCGCCAACTACCTGGCAAGCCCTCCGCTGGTCGTGGCCTACGCGCTGGCGGGCACGGTCGTGAACGACATCGTGAACGACCCCATCGGCACGGGTTCCGACGGCCAGCCCGTCTACCTGCGCGACGTCTGGCCCACCACCGCCGAAATCCAGACGGTCATGGACAGCGCCATCAACGCCGAGATGTTTCGCAAGGTCTACGACGGCATCGAGAAGTCCAACGCCGACTGGAACGCCATCCCGGTCGCCGAGGGCGCGCTGTTCAACTGGAAGGAAGATTCCACCTACATCCAGAACCCGCCCTTCTTCGAGAACCTGGCCGGCGGCCCCTCCGAGATCGTGAGCATCGAGGGCGCCCGCGCGCTGGTGAAGGTCGGGGACTCGGTGACGACCGACCACATCTCGCCCGCCGGCTCCTTCAAGGCCGACACGCCCGCCGGGAAGTTCCTGACCGACCGGGGCATCGCGCCCAAGGACTTCAACTCCTACGGCAGCCGCCGGGGCAACGACCGCATCATGACGCGCGGCACCTTCGCCAACATCCGCCTGAAGAACCAGCTGGCCCCCGGCACCGAGGGCGGCTTCACCACCGACTACACCACCGGGCAGGTCAGCTCCATCTACGACGCCGCCCAGAACTACAAGGCCAGCAACATCCCGCTGGTGATCTTTGCGGGCAAGGACTACGGCATGGGCTCCAGCCGCGACTGGGCCGCCAAGGGCACCTTCCTGCTGGGCGCGAAGGCGGTCATTGCCGAGAGCTTCGAGCGCATCCACCGCTCCAATCTGGTCGGCATGGGCGTGCTGCCCCTGCAGTACAAGAACGGCGACACCGCCGACTCGCTGGGCATCAGCGGCGACGAGGTGTTCGACGTGATCCTGCCGGCTGACCTGAAGCCCCGCCAGGACGTGACCCTGCGCGTGACGAAGGACGGTGTGAGCCGCGACGTGACCGTGCAGTGCCGCATCGACACGCCCGTGGAAATTGATTACTACAAGAATGGTGGCATCTTGCAGACGGTGCTGCGGAGCATTCTGGAGCGGAGTAAGGGCGAAGTGAAGGCGTAA
- a CDS encoding DUF664 domain-containing protein — MPDFLLTDRPGFTPMISRLVGMMDYARATTLQAVQGLSVEELDTIPPGFGNSAGMLLEHFAAVEVYYQHASFDVPAYPETLIDPRWLPGLDLGELGRETIRGRPLRHYLTQLAQVRAETLRLFAQRDDAWLDEPLPFWGSTGNRHFMWFHVFEDEINHRGQIRLIHKSIPRLAGRGMLGAGFGAAGPDGQGMVCLTVAPDSPAGVAGLQVGDLVLAYDGQDVTEMLYDEVALAQPAGVASRFRVRRGDQELELDVTRMARPS; from the coding sequence ATGCCCGACTTCCTGCTCACCGACCGGCCCGGCTTCACGCCCATGATCTCGCGGCTGGTCGGGATGATGGACTATGCCCGCGCGACCACCCTCCAGGCCGTGCAGGGCCTGAGCGTGGAGGAACTGGACACCATCCCGCCCGGCTTCGGCAACAGCGCGGGCATGTTGCTGGAGCACTTCGCGGCGGTGGAGGTGTATTACCAGCACGCGAGTTTCGACGTTCCGGCCTATCCCGAGACGCTCATTGACCCGCGCTGGCTGCCGGGCCTCGACCTCGGTGAACTGGGCCGTGAAACCATCCGGGGCCGTCCGCTGCGCCATTACCTGACCCAGCTCGCCCAGGTACGCGCCGAGACCCTGCGGCTGTTCGCCCAGCGTGACGACGCGTGGCTGGACGAGCCCCTGCCGTTCTGGGGCAGCACCGGAAATAGGCACTTCATGTGGTTCCACGTCTTCGAGGACGAGATCAACCACCGGGGCCAGATCCGCCTGATCCACAAGTCCATTCCGCGTCTGGCGGGGCGGGGCATGCTGGGCGCCGGCTTCGGGGCGGCGGGCCCCGACGGGCAGGGCATGGTCTGTCTGACGGTCGCCCCGGACAGCCCCGCCGGCGTGGCCGGGTTGCAGGTGGGGGACCTCGTGCTGGCCTACGACGGGCAGGACGTGACGGAAATGCTCTACGACGAGGTGGCGCTGGCCCAGCCGGCGGGCGTGGCGAGCCGGTTCCGGGTGCGGCGCGGCGATCAGGAGCTGGAGCTGGACGTGACGCGGATGGCGCGGCCCTCCTGA
- a CDS encoding CoA transferase, with translation MAGPLQGFTVVSLALNVPGPVAAASLQGDGARVVKVEPPAGDPLSWMAPGWYAELHRGVVVHTLNLKTPAGAAELFNLLAGADLLLTSFRPSALERLGLGRAALAERYPRLCRVSIVGDTRAPEDPGHDLTYQVEAGLIDPAAPAMPRTLLADMMGSREAYAAALALLLGRERGAPQRGRLVGLGDSARLAARPFTAGLTAPGGVLSGEQDIYRLYRTADGWVAAAPLEARFAQRWAEVIGPQPEARLREQPTAHWLALAREHDLPLVAVG, from the coding sequence ATGGCCGGCCCCCTGCAAGGCTTCACCGTCGTCTCGCTCGCCCTGAATGTGCCGGGGCCGGTCGCGGCGGCCTCGCTGCAAGGGGACGGCGCGCGGGTCGTGAAGGTCGAGCCGCCGGCCGGCGATCCGCTGTCGTGGATGGCGCCGGGCTGGTACGCCGAACTGCACCGGGGCGTGGTGGTTCACACACTGAACCTGAAAACCCCGGCGGGAGCGGCCGAACTCTTCAACCTGCTGGCGGGCGCCGACCTGCTGCTCACCAGTTTCCGCCCCTCGGCGCTGGAGCGGCTGGGCCTGGGGCGCGCGGCGCTCGCGGAGCGCTATCCCCGCCTGTGCCGGGTGTCCATCGTGGGCGACACGCGGGCGCCCGAAGACCCCGGCCACGACCTCACCTATCAGGTGGAAGCCGGGCTGATCGACCCTGCCGCCCCGGCGATGCCGCGCACGCTGCTGGCCGACATGATGGGCAGCCGGGAGGCCTACGCGGCGGCGCTGGCCCTGCTGCTGGGGCGCGAACGCGGAGCGCCCCAGCGCGGGCGTCTGGTCGGGCTGGGAGACTCGGCCCGGCTCGCGGCGCGGCCCTTCACGGCGGGCCTCACGGCGCCGGGGGGTGTCCTCTCGGGCGAGCAGGACATCTACCGCCTGTACCGCACGGCCGACGGCTGGGTGGCCGCCGCGCCGCTGGAGGCCCGCTTCGCCCAGCGCTGGGCCGAGGTGATCGGACCGCAGCCGGAGGCTCGCCTGCGGGAGCAGCCGACCGCGCACTGGCTGGCGCTGGCGCGCGAGCACGACCTGCCGCTGGTGGCGGTGGGGTAG
- a CDS encoding heavy metal translocating P-type ATPase, whose protein sequence is MTTATTRPAASRRTAPTFTLTPELRTAITLTALTLLGLLTGLTGQHLLDSPAIMWGGYGLAYLAGGIPAGREALRSLFRERKLDVDLLMVLAALGAASIGQMADGAILLFLFSLSNTLQDWAMGRTRNAIQALMNLNPEGATVRRGGVEKWCELGEIRIGDLLVIRPGERIAADARITQGQTSVDESPITGESVPVDKEPGAALASGTVNLNGSVEAEVVRPAGESTLARLVGLMEQAQTQKSRTESVTERWESPYALTVLLCVPLVYLLLRSGFNLPTDQAWYRAMTFMVVASPCAVVISTPAVMLSAMAAAARGGVLFKSSAALDALAGVQTVAFDKTGTLTQAKMTLTRVVAGDEGAALALAAGLEGHSEHPIAQAIVRAAQERGVAPEHVQGAQAIPGHGIEARLPDGTAVWAGNERLAMRQGAALDGAQRSALAALAGQGSSTVIVGRGAQVIGVMGVADALRPGIAGAIAALRASGIAHPVMLTGDKREVAQTVAAEIGLQEFRAELLPEDKLRIIGELSTTSGGGPVAMVGDGVNDAPALARADLGIAVASGTDVAIESADVVLMQNDLGKLAGAVRLARAARRTVITNLAFAFGIILIVAPLAVAGQVPLPLGVIAHEGGTVFVVFMGLRLLRHRL, encoded by the coding sequence ATGACCACCGCCACCACGCGCCCCGCCGCGTCCCGCCGCACGGCCCCCACCTTCACGCTGACGCCCGAACTGCGTACCGCCATCACGCTGACCGCGCTCACCCTGCTGGGCCTGCTGACCGGGCTCACGGGGCAGCACCTGCTGGACAGTCCGGCCATCATGTGGGGCGGCTACGGGCTGGCGTACCTCGCGGGCGGGATTCCGGCCGGGCGCGAGGCGCTCCGCAGCTTGTTCAGGGAACGCAAGCTGGACGTCGACCTGCTGATGGTACTGGCCGCGCTGGGCGCCGCGAGCATCGGGCAGATGGCCGACGGGGCGATCCTGCTGTTCCTGTTCAGCCTGAGCAACACCCTGCAGGACTGGGCCATGGGCCGCACCCGCAACGCCATCCAGGCCCTGATGAACCTGAACCCCGAGGGGGCGACCGTGCGCCGGGGCGGCGTGGAGAAATGGTGCGAGCTGGGCGAGATCCGCATCGGCGACCTGCTGGTCATCCGGCCGGGCGAGCGCATCGCCGCCGACGCGCGGATCACGCAGGGCCAGACCAGCGTGGACGAGAGTCCGATCACCGGCGAGAGCGTGCCGGTCGACAAGGAGCCCGGCGCGGCGCTGGCCTCGGGCACGGTCAACCTGAACGGCTCGGTGGAGGCCGAGGTCGTGCGCCCGGCCGGCGAGAGCACCCTGGCGCGGCTGGTGGGCCTGATGGAGCAGGCCCAGACCCAGAAGAGCCGCACCGAGAGCGTGACCGAGCGCTGGGAGAGCCCCTACGCGCTGACCGTGCTGCTGTGCGTGCCGCTGGTGTACCTGCTGCTGCGCTCCGGCTTCAATCTGCCCACCGATCAGGCGTGGTACCGCGCGATGACCTTCATGGTGGTCGCCTCGCCCTGCGCGGTGGTGATCTCCACGCCCGCCGTGATGCTCTCGGCGATGGCCGCCGCCGCGCGGGGCGGGGTGCTGTTCAAGAGCAGCGCGGCGCTGGACGCGCTGGCCGGCGTGCAGACCGTCGCCTTTGACAAGACCGGCACGCTGACCCAGGCGAAGATGACCCTGACACGGGTGGTGGCCGGCGACGAAGGCGCCGCGCTGGCCCTGGCGGCCGGGCTGGAGGGGCACAGCGAACATCCCATCGCGCAGGCGATCGTGCGGGCCGCCCAGGAGCGGGGGGTGGCGCCCGAGCATGTGCAGGGCGCCCAGGCCATCCCCGGCCACGGCATTGAGGCGCGGCTGCCGGATGGCACCGCAGTCTGGGCGGGCAACGAGCGGCTGGCGATGCGCCAGGGGGCAGCGCTGGACGGGGCGCAGCGCTCGGCCCTCGCGGCGCTGGCGGGCCAGGGCAGCTCTACCGTGATCGTGGGGCGCGGGGCACAGGTGATCGGCGTCATGGGCGTGGCCGACGCGCTGCGGCCCGGCATCGCGGGGGCCATCGCGGCGCTGCGCGCGAGCGGGATCGCCCACCCGGTCATGCTGACCGGCGACAAGCGCGAGGTCGCGCAGACGGTGGCCGCCGAGATCGGCCTGCAGGAGTTCCGCGCCGAGCTGCTGCCCGAGGACAAGCTGAGGATCATCGGCGAGCTGAGCACGACTTCGGGGGGTGGCCCCGTGGCGATGGTCGGGGACGGCGTGAACGACGCGCCCGCGCTGGCCCGCGCCGATCTGGGCATCGCGGTCGCCTCGGGCACCGACGTGGCGATTGAAAGTGCCGACGTGGTGCTGATGCAGAACGACCTGGGGAAGCTGGCGGGAGCGGTCAGGCTGGCCCGCGCCGCGCGCCGGACGGTCATCACCAATCTGGCCTTCGCCTTCGGGATCATCCTGATCGTGGCGCCGCTGGCGGTGGCGGGTCAGGTACCGCTGCCGCTGGGCGTGATCGCCCATGAGGGCGGCACGGTGTTCGTGGTGTTCATGGGCCTGCGGCTGCTCCGGCACCGGCTGTGA
- a CDS encoding heme-binding domain-containing protein yields MRLNRSRRPLLPRLMLGLLALFVLIQLVPYGRAHSNPPIQVQPGWIDPDTKAMFVRACADCHSHSTVWPWYSNVAPVSWLLERHVREGRSKFNIHVPGYGKEAGEAAKTVRNGSMPDRSYLPMHPEARLSASERDQLAQGLEAMFGGSEGRGGESGESREGGAEGGER; encoded by the coding sequence ATGCGTCTGAACCGTTCCCGCCGCCCGCTGCTGCCCCGACTCATGCTGGGGCTGCTCGCCCTCTTCGTGCTGATCCAGCTCGTGCCCTACGGCCGGGCGCACAGCAACCCGCCCATTCAGGTTCAGCCTGGCTGGATCGACCCCGACACCAAGGCGATGTTCGTCCGCGCCTGCGCCGACTGCCACAGCCACTCGACCGTCTGGCCCTGGTACTCGAACGTGGCCCCGGTGTCGTGGCTGCTGGAGCGGCACGTCAGAGAGGGGCGGAGCAAGTTCAACATCCATGTCCCCGGCTACGGCAAGGAGGCTGGGGAAGCCGCCAAGACGGTTCGCAACGGCTCCATGCCCGACCGCTCCTACCTGCCCATGCACCCGGAGGCCCGCCTGAGCGCCAGCGAGAGGGATCAGCTCGCGCAGGGGCTGGAGGCCATGTTCGGCGGGAGTGAGGGCCGGGGCGGTGAGTCCGGGGAAAGCAGGGAGGGCGGCGCGGAAGGGGGCGAGAGGTAA
- a CDS encoding type III polyketide synthase: MPSSVVPVLRSLVTGTPPYLVPQADLREAARTLFPRMAARPHMLDVFDNARIQTRALARPLEWYLQQRGFGEKNDVFLAEARTLIRRLAAEALSRAGVAPPDIDAVVVVNTSGLSTPSLDADLIGFLGLNRHAARLPVWGLGCAGGAAGLARAADLVRAGYRRVLFVAVELCSLTLVRGDESKSNFVGTALFSDGGAALVVTAPDVPGPPPLADLHGAYSTLIEASEDIMGWDVVDDGLKVRFSRDIPTLVRSMMRGNVQDALAAHGWSPGQVGTYIVHPGGVKVLSAYEEALQLPAGALDSSRRVLCRFGNMSSVTVLFVLEEVLRARSRGRALLSAMGPGFSAEHVLLDLA; the protein is encoded by the coding sequence ATGCCTTCTTCCGTGGTGCCCGTCCTGCGCTCGCTGGTGACCGGCACGCCCCCCTACCTGGTGCCCCAGGCCGACCTGCGCGAGGCCGCGCGCACCCTCTTTCCCCGCATGGCCGCGCGCCCCCACATGCTCGACGTGTTCGACAACGCCCGCATCCAGACCCGCGCCCTGGCCCGGCCGCTGGAGTGGTACCTGCAGCAGCGCGGCTTTGGCGAGAAGAACGACGTCTTTCTGGCCGAGGCCCGCACGCTGATCCGCCGGCTGGCCGCCGAGGCCCTGTCGCGGGCGGGGGTCGCTCCGCCGGACATCGACGCCGTGGTGGTCGTGAACACCAGCGGCCTCAGCACGCCCAGTCTGGACGCCGATCTGATCGGGTTCCTGGGCCTGAACCGACACGCGGCCCGCTTGCCCGTGTGGGGGCTGGGCTGCGCGGGCGGAGCGGCGGGGCTGGCCCGCGCCGCCGACCTCGTGCGGGCCGGCTACCGGCGGGTGCTGTTCGTGGCCGTGGAACTGTGCTCACTGACCCTGGTGCGCGGCGACGAGTCGAAGAGCAACTTCGTGGGCACGGCGCTGTTCTCGGACGGCGGCGCGGCGCTGGTGGTCACGGCCCCGGACGTGCCCGGCCCCCCGCCGCTGGCTGATCTGCATGGCGCGTACTCCACCCTGATCGAGGCCAGCGAGGACATCATGGGCTGGGACGTGGTGGACGACGGCCTGAAGGTGCGCTTCAGCCGGGACATCCCCACGCTGGTGCGCTCCATGATGCGCGGCAACGTACAGGACGCGCTGGCGGCCCACGGCTGGAGTCCCGGGCAGGTCGGCACGTACATCGTGCATCCGGGCGGGGTGAAGGTGCTCTCGGCGTACGAGGAGGCGCTGCAGCTGCCGGCCGGCGCCCTCGATTCCAGCCGCCGGGTGCTGTGCCGCTTCGGCAACATGAGTTCCGTGACCGTGCTGTTCGTGCTGGAGGAAGTGCTCAGGGCGCGCTCCCGTGGCCGCGCCCTGCTGAGCGCCATGGGGCCGGGCTTCAGCGCCGAGCACGTGCTGCTGGATCTGGCGTAA
- a CDS encoding aldo/keto reductase: MTMTSEHHNALNAAQSGTFDIGGDLSVNRLGFGAMRVTGQGIWGDPDDREGSLATLRRLPELGVNFIDTADSYGPAVSEELIREALHPYDSVVIATKGGLTRTGPDVWIPVGRPEYLKQQAHLSRRRLGVERIDLWQLHRIDPKVPRDEQFGAIKELMDEGVIRHVGLSEVSVEEIEAARKVIPVSTVQNLYNLVNRGSEDVLDYCERENIGFIPWFPLAAGSLAREGSVLSEVAARLGASPSQVALAWVLRRSAVMLPIPGTGKVRHLEENVAAASLHLSDEDFRALDEVGRQEWARQKD; this comes from the coding sequence ATGACCATGACTTCCGAGCATCACAACGCCCTGAACGCCGCCCAGAGCGGCACCTTCGACATCGGCGGCGACCTGAGCGTCAACCGCCTGGGCTTCGGCGCCATGCGCGTGACCGGCCAGGGCATCTGGGGCGACCCGGACGACCGCGAGGGTTCGCTGGCCACCCTGCGCCGCCTGCCCGAACTGGGCGTGAACTTCATCGACACCGCCGACTCCTACGGCCCGGCCGTGAGCGAGGAACTGATCCGCGAGGCGCTGCACCCCTACGACTCGGTGGTCATCGCCACCAAGGGGGGCCTCACCCGCACCGGCCCGGACGTCTGGATTCCCGTGGGCCGCCCCGAATACCTCAAGCAGCAGGCCCACCTCAGCCGCCGCCGGCTGGGCGTCGAGCGCATCGACCTGTGGCAGCTGCACCGCATCGATCCCAAGGTGCCCCGTGACGAGCAGTTCGGCGCCATCAAGGAACTGATGGACGAGGGCGTGATCCGGCACGTCGGCCTCTCGGAAGTGAGCGTCGAGGAGATCGAGGCCGCCCGCAAGGTCATCCCGGTCTCGACCGTGCAGAACCTCTACAACCTCGTCAACCGGGGCAGCGAGGACGTGCTGGATTACTGCGAGCGCGAGAACATCGGCTTCATCCCCTGGTTCCCGCTGGCCGCCGGCAGCCTGGCCCGCGAGGGCAGCGTGCTCTCCGAGGTCGCCGCGCGCCTGGGGGCCAGCCCCTCGCAGGTCGCGCTGGCCTGGGTGCTGCGCCGCAGCGCGGTCATGCTGCCCATTCCCGGCACCGGCAAGGTCAGGCACCTCGAGGAGAACGTGGCCGCCGCCAGCCTGCACCTCAGCGACGAGGACTTCCGCGCCCTGGACGAAGTGGGCCGGCAGGAGTGGGCCAGGCAGAAGGACTGA
- a CDS encoding nitroreductase family protein: MTLDSQARALLDGMLARRTTNGPFLAQRVSREHQHLLMRVAQAAPSHFNSQPWRFVLIEEGATIERIAQLSGESMTELIEAGVFFERYRRYFRFSHSEMDERRDGIHIDHLPGPLRPFTRQIFSDAGLKLMRQLGVPRKLGEDNRKLVAGSPLLLAALLDRGEYRPGELSGFYSVFGLGAAIENIWNAVGALGMGIQFVSTPMEIPRQWAAVQALLQVPPELELMALYRLGYLPTEQARPSIDWSSRHRKRLNQFVFRETCAAPEQEG; this comes from the coding sequence ATGACTCTGGACTCCCAGGCCCGCGCCCTGCTCGACGGCATGCTGGCGCGGCGCACCACCAACGGCCCCTTCCTGGCCCAGCGGGTCAGCCGCGAGCACCAGCACCTGCTCATGCGCGTGGCGCAGGCGGCGCCCAGCCATTTCAACTCGCAGCCCTGGAGATTCGTGCTGATCGAGGAGGGCGCCACCATCGAGCGGATCGCGCAGCTCAGCGGCGAGAGCATGACCGAGCTGATCGAGGCGGGCGTGTTCTTCGAGCGCTACCGCCGCTACTTCCGCTTCTCGCACTCGGAGATGGACGAGCGGCGCGACGGCATTCACATCGACCACCTGCCGGGGCCGCTGCGCCCCTTCACCCGCCAGATCTTCTCCGACGCCGGCCTGAAGCTGATGCGCCAGCTGGGCGTGCCCCGGAAGTTGGGCGAGGACAACCGCAAGCTGGTCGCCGGCAGTCCGCTGCTGCTCGCGGCGCTGCTCGACCGGGGGGAGTACCGCCCCGGCGAACTGAGCGGCTTCTATTCGGTGTTCGGGCTGGGCGCGGCCATCGAGAACATCTGGAACGCGGTGGGGGCGCTGGGCATGGGCATCCAGTTCGTCTCCACGCCGATGGAGATTCCCCGGCAGTGGGCGGCCGTCCAGGCGCTGCTGCAGGTGCCGCCGGAACTGGAGCTGATGGCGCTCTACCGCCTGGGTTACCTGCCCACCGAGCAGGCCCGGCCGTCCATCGACTGGAGCAGCCGCCACCGCAAGCGCCTGAACCAGTTCGTCTTCCGCGAGACCTGCGCCGCGCCGGAGCAGGAGGGCTGA
- a CDS encoding GGDEF domain-containing protein, whose amino-acid sequence MLRTQQYVVYASNVGYILYALLTALINSPGDFPLAYQVPKYWAALFSLATVIAVATLPHRLRRIYLMTCLSYLVVTVFEVPRSVAYGEMPMHLTLWLTMNVLVSFVVFGSRQGAGLNLLSLGVMLVALVVRGPLAAAQLSDWVTASVVMGVTGVIAYILMTFIENNLLQHAQDSEKLRAARQDAVTDVYGRGAIEEELTHAMEHARKTNSPLSIVVTDIDHFKSVNDRYGHAFGDDVLRAVGKRLRRNVGGIGGMVGRWGGEEFIVLLPGLAKPDALVLAERLRREVGETPLAGLDVTASFGVASYRGSGDTADQLFGRADMAMYEAKRSGRNAVR is encoded by the coding sequence TTGCTCCGCACACAGCAGTACGTGGTGTATGCCTCGAACGTGGGCTACATCCTGTATGCCCTGCTGACGGCGCTGATCAATTCGCCCGGCGACTTTCCCCTGGCCTATCAGGTGCCCAAATACTGGGCCGCGCTGTTCTCGCTGGCCACCGTGATCGCCGTGGCGACCCTGCCCCACCGCCTGCGCCGCATCTACCTGATGACCTGCCTGAGCTACCTGGTGGTCACCGTGTTCGAGGTGCCGCGTTCGGTGGCCTACGGCGAGATGCCCATGCACCTGACGCTGTGGCTGACCATGAACGTGCTGGTGTCGTTCGTGGTCTTCGGCTCGCGCCAGGGGGCCGGCCTGAACCTGCTGAGCCTGGGGGTGATGCTGGTGGCCCTGGTGGTGCGGGGCCCGCTCGCCGCGGCCCAGCTCTCCGACTGGGTCACGGCCAGCGTGGTCATGGGCGTGACCGGGGTGATCGCCTACATCCTGATGACCTTCATCGAGAACAACCTGCTGCAGCACGCGCAGGACAGCGAGAAACTGCGCGCCGCCCGCCAGGATGCCGTGACCGACGTCTATGGGCGCGGCGCCATCGAGGAAGAGCTGACCCACGCCATGGAGCACGCCCGCAAGACCAACTCGCCCCTGAGCATCGTGGTCACCGACATCGACCATTTCAAGAGCGTGAACGACCGCTACGGCCACGCCTTCGGCGACGACGTGCTGCGCGCCGTGGGCAAGCGGCTGCGGCGCAACGTGGGCGGGATCGGCGGGATGGTGGGACGCTGGGGCGGCGAGGAATTCATCGTGCTGCTGCCGGGCCTCGCCAAGCCCGACGCCCTGGTGCTGGCCGAGCGGTTGCGCCGCGAGGTCGGCGAGACCCCGCTGGCCGGCCTGGACGTGACCGCGAGCTTCGGCGTGGCCTCCTACCGGGGTTCCGGCGACACCGCCGATCAGTTGTTCGGGCGCGCCGATATGGCCATGTACGAGGCCAAACGCTCCGGCCGCAACGCCGTGCGCTGA